The Nitrospira lenta DNA window CATCGCCGGCTTCGAACAGACGGTGCGGATAGAAGGCTCGATTAGAGGCCGCTTCGACCCGCAGGAGAGAGGGCAACATCCATTGGCGCAGGCAGGAGAAGGTGAGAGTCATGGCATTCTCCACTTCGACCATCCGTCCCCACTCTGTCTCAGCCAGACGCATCGTATCGCGATAGCTTTCCGGTGATCCCATAATGTTGGAGATGATTTCCTGGAATCCCAACCCAACCATGAGCTCACGCGCCCGATCGGAAGTCTGCTCGATCCGCGAGAGCCCTCCCACGGTGAATTGCGCCGGCATGACCGGGGCGAATTCTCCATAGCCACGGCTGATCGCGACATCTTCGACCACATCCATCGCGTGCATCAGATCCTGCCGATAGGGCGGCAACTTCGCCTTAACCGCTCCCTTTCCCGCTGAGACCTCATAGCCATAGACTTCGAGCGCCTGCTTCACCACCTTCACACCGAGCTTCTGACCCAGTGCCTGCTCGATGGTCTTGAGCTGAATCGTTTTGGAATTTCCGAGATCCTGTGGCGTGACAACCCGTTTACCCAACGGGGTCGTTTTGGGATACTGCACTTCAATCGGTTCTATCGTGGCGCCGCGATCGGCAAGGTTGGCGGCAAAGATATTCAACGTGAGAACGACCATCAACTGATCGGTCCCGGTCACTTCGACAAACAATTCATCATCCCCCACCCGCACTTCCCCCACCTCCCGGCTGTTGATAATCGGCGGGAACGACAAGGGTTGATTCTTCGCGTCGCGGAGAATCGGCAAACGGCTTTGCCCGGCTAAGATATGCCCATGCTCCAATCCTTTTGGATGAACCATAAGGATTTCCGCCAGGGTCATCACGGTCTCCATCCCCAGCGGGGTGAACTTCGCCTGATCCGGCTTGACCAACTCATAGGTGACCGGGAACACAATCTTCGATAGTTGGTAGATCCCGATCGAGACGGTCTTTCGCTTGTGCCCGAAGATATCCGCCAGCTTCTCCTGCGTCTGAATGAGCTGGGCCAATCCTTCTTCGGTAACCCGGTACCCCCTGGCTGTGCACGCAGCGACATAGGGACGCACCTGTTCAAGTCCTGGTGCGACAATGAGAGCGTGCCCCTTCTTCGCCTTCTTAGAAAAGAAAGGATAGGGCTTGAGCTTCCCCTGTTGCTTGATACGGATTTGCCGGGCGATGCCCTCGCAACACCAGAGATCAGGCCGATTGC harbors:
- the pheT gene encoding phenylalanine--tRNA ligase subunit beta; protein product: MPTISIFKDDLETLLALGGRAKGSVSPVSIEQLEDWLMLVKGELKGHNQETGELRIELQDSNRPDLWCCEGIARQIRIKQQGKLKPYPFFSKKAKKGHALIVAPGLEQVRPYVAACTARGYRVTEEGLAQLIQTQEKLADIFGHKRKTVSIGIYQLSKIVFPVTYELVKPDQAKFTPLGMETVMTLAEILMVHPKGLEHGHILAGQSRLPILRDAKNQPLSFPPIINSREVGEVRVGDDELFVEVTGTDQLMVVLTLNIFAANLADRGATIEPIEVQYPKTTPLGKRVVTPQDLGNSKTIQLKTIEQALGQKLGVKVVKQALEVYGYEVSAGKGAVKAKLPPYRQDLMHAMDVVEDVAISRGYGEFAPVMPAQFTVGGLSRIEQTSDRARELMVGLGFQEIISNIMGSPESYRDTMRLAETEWGRMVEVENAMTLTFSCLRQWMLPSLLRVEAASNRAFYPHRLFEAGDVAIPDPTHELGSRTETVLGAVIAHATAHFSEIHSCLDILFYHLGKEYSLEPVQHPSFLEGRAGRIVVAGKPIGVIGEVHPEVLERWQITVPAVSFDVNLSQLADLS